The DNA segment TAGACGCGTCGGGGAAATGGGTGCTGCCCGGCCTTGTCGACATGCACGTTCACTTGAGAGACCCGGGATTCGAATGGAAGGAAGACATCGTGACCGGGACGAGGGCCGCTGCGGCGGGGGGGTTCACCTCGGTAGCGTGCATGGCGAACACGAAACCGGTGAACGACCACCCGGAGGTGACACGGTATATCAGGTTGAAAGGGAAGAGGGAAGGGTTTGCGGACGTATTCCCGGTGGCCGCCGTCTCGAAGGGGCTCGAGGGGAAAGAGATGTCGGACTACGCGGAACTTGCGGAAGCGGGAGCGGCGGCATTCTCTGACGACGGGAAGCCGGTCGCCGATTCCCTGCTGATGCGGCGGGCGCTGGAATACGTGAAGGCGTTCGATCTCACGATCCTTTCCCATGCGGAGGATCCGTCACTCAGCGCGGAAGGCGCGGCGCACGAAGGTTGGACGGCGCACCGGCTGGGGATTCCGGGCATTCCCGCAGCTTCGGAAGAAGTGGCCATCGCGCGGGACATCCTCCTGGCGAAGCAGACAGGCGGCAAAATCCATATCCAGCACATCAGCACGAAAGTCGGGGTTGCCCTGCTTCGCATGGCGAAGAAGTCGGGCCTTCGGGTGACCGGGGAGACCGCGCCGCACTACTTCACGCTCACCGACGCACTGCTGGAAGGGTACAACACGAACGCCAAGATGAACCCCCCGCTGCGCGGAGAAGAGGACCGGATGGCTATACTGGAAGGGTTGAACGACGGGACGATCGACGCGATCGCGACAGACCACGCCCCGCACGACGATTACGTCAAACGGTGCGAATTTATCGCGGCCGCAAACGGGATCATCGGCCTGGAAACCGCGTTGCCCCTGTCTCTCGTGCTCCTTGCGGGAGGCAAGGTAACGCCTTCGCGGCTCGTGGAGCTGCTGAGCGCGAATCCGGCGGGCATCCTGAAACTTGCCGGGAAAGGGACTCTTCGTAAAGGCGCGGATGCGGACGTCGTCGTCGTGGATCCGGAGGCGGAGTGGGAATACCGGCGGGAGGACGTTTTGTCGAAATCGAAGAACAGCCCCTTCCTGGGGTGGAAACTTAAAGGACGGGCGGTGGCTACCATACTGGGAGGACGCGTAACGCATTCGTTGTTGACGGGGGTCGCGGCCGATGCCTGAGAAGCAGGCGATCCTCGCGCTGGCCGACGGCACCGTGTTCCGGGGGGCGGCCTTCGGATTCGAGGGGGAGAGCGGAGGCGAGGTGGTCTTCAACACCGGGATGGCGGGGTACCAGGAGGTGCTCACCGATCCGTCGTACCGGGGCCAGATCGTCACCATGACATACCCGGAAATCGGAAACACAGGGATCAACCCCGAAGACGTCGAGTCGACAAGGCCGTGGGTGGAGGGGTTCATCGTACGTGAGGCGTGGCGGCTGCCGTCGAACTGGCGGCACGTGGAGACCCTGGACGGCTACCTGCGCCGGTACCATATCTGCGGAATTTCCGGAATCGATACGAGGGCGCTTACGCGGCTGCTTCGGGACGGCGGCTCGCAGATGGGGGTCATTTCCTCGGTCGATCTCGACGGGAAACGTGTCGCAAGGAAGGCGAGGGAGCTGCCTCCCATCGTGGGGCGCGACCTGGTCAAGGAGGTGACCTCGGAAGCGGAAGCCCACTGGGACACCGGTGATTGGGACCTCGAAAAAGGATACCTGCCCGCATCGGAATACCGGAACCGGGTCGGCAAGATCCCGCGTATCGTGGCGATCGATTACGGGATCAAGCAGAACATACTGCGAATGCTGGTGTCTCACGGGTTCGACGTGACGGTCGTTCCCGCGGACGCGACCGCGGAAGCGATACTGGCGAAGAAACCGGACGGCGTCTTCCTGTCGAACGGGCCGGGGGATCCGGAGGGCGTTCCATATGCCATCGAGACGGTTCGTAAAATGTTAGGCAAGATCCCCATGTTCGGCATCTGCCTGGGGCACCAGATCATGGGGCTCGCGCTCGGGGGGAAGACCTTCAAGCTCAAGTTCGGCCACCACGGCTGCAATCAGCCGGTATCGGACCTTGCGACCGGGCGGGTGGAGATCACAAGCCAGAACCACAATTTCTCCGTTGACCCCGATTCCCTCGGCGGACGCGCGAAGATCACGCACATCAACCTGAACGACCGGACGGTCGAGGGGCTATCCATCCCGTCCCTGCGGTGCTTCTCGGTCCAATACCATCCCGAGGCGTCCCCCGGGCCGCACGACTCCCGCTACCTGTTCACCCGTTTCTACCGCTTCCTCGCGGGGGAAGAAGACCTTTGAAGCGGCATCCTGGATCTTCCGGCGAGCTGAAAAGTGACGCCCGGAAAGCGTATAATCTTACGGGTACATTCCGGGCTCGGCACGCCTCGCGGGGTACCCCTCGCGGGGGACGCCTTGCCCGGCCGTCCATGGCCGGCCTACGGCTCGCGAGCTCCTTGCTCCGCCATCCCTGGCTCCCGCTTCGTCGCTCGACGCCCCCGCGAGGGGCACCCCGTCTCGGCGGCTCGCCCGGATGGATCATCAATTGGAAACACGCTATCCGCACTTCATCTGAAATAACCGTGTTATTGGGAAGGAACGTATAGTGCCAAGCGCATTGCATTCGTCCATTCAACCAAGCGGTGGGGACGTGTCCTTCCTCCATCATCGGCGGGACGAAGCGGCCGGGATGCTGCGGGAGTGTCGCCTTTGCCCGAGGTATTGCGGCGTGAACCGGCTCGAAGGGGAGACGGGGTACTGCGGCGCCGGCGGCGGAGCGAAGGTGGCCGCGGTCTCCGTGCACCACGGCGAGGAGCCGCCGATCTCCGGCACGCGGGGGTCGGGAACCGTCTTCTTCAGCCATTGCAACATGGCGTGCCTCTTCTGCCAGAATTTCCCGATCAGCCAGATGGGAGTCGGGAAGGATCTTTCCGCCGAAGATCTCGGAGACAGGCTTCTGGAACTGGAAAAGAAAGGGGTCCATAACGTCAACTTCGTCACCCCCACGCCGCATGTCCCGCAGATGATCGCGGCACTCGAGCACGCGCGCGAGAAGGGATTCGCACTTCCGGTGGTCTACAACACGAACGGATACGATTCGATGGAGACCCTCTCGCTGCTTGACGGGATCGTGGACATCTACCTGCCCGACATGAAATACGGCGAGGGGGAGTTGTCCGGGAAACTGTCCGGGACGCCCGACTACGCGGAGCACAATTCCGCGGCCATCGAAGAGATGTTCCGGCAGGTCGGGCCGTTTTCTAAGGGGAGGGACGGGATCGCCAGCCGGGGCGTTCTGGTCCGCCACCTGGTCCTCCCGGGAAAAGCCGAAGAAACCGGGAGAGTGCTCTCCTCCCTGCGCCGGAAATACGGCAGGCGCGTTCCCCTGTCGCTTATGGGGCAATATTTTCCGGCATACAGGGCGATGGGGAAGCCGGGATTCGACCGCAAGCTGCTGCCCGAGGAGTACGATAGCACCATCCTCACGGCGAAACGGATGGGGCTCACCAACGTGTACATCCAGGAGCTATAGTGCCGAAACGAACCGACATCAGGAAGATCATGCTGATCGGATCCGGGCCGATCATAATCGGGCAGGCGTGCGAGTTCGACTATTCCGGTACGCAGGCGTGCAAGGCGCTCAAGGAAGAGGGGTACGAGGTCGTCCTGGTGAACAGCAACCCGGCGACGATCATGACCGACATGGAGTTCGCCGACCGCACCTACATCGAGCCGATCACTCCTGAGATGGTGGGGAAAATCATCGAACGGGAAAGGCCGGACGCCCTCCTTCCGACGATAGGCGGGCAAACGGGGCTGAACATCGCCGTCTCGCTCCACGAGATGGGGATCCTGCAGAAATACGGCGTCGAGCTGATCGGTGCGAGCTTCGAGGCGATCCAGAAGGCGGAAGACAGGGATCTCTTCCGGAAGGCGATGGAGAAGCTGGGACTGGTCGTCCCGCGTTCCGGTTACGTGAAATCGCTGGACGAGGCGCTCGCCGCCATCCCGTCCATAGGGTATCCGGCGATCATACGGCCTTCGTTCACCCTCGGGGGGACGGGCGCCGGCATCGCCTACAACCGGGAGGAATACGAGGAATCCGTCCGCTGGGCGCTGGACGCATCGCCGAAAAAGACAGCGCTCGTCGAGCAGTCGGTGATCGGATGGAAGGAGTTCGAGCTCGAGGTGATGCGCGACCTGAAGGACAACGTCGTCATCATCTGCTCGATAGAGAACCTGGACCCGATGGGTGTGCACACCGGGGATTCCATCACGGTAGCCCCTGCGCAGACGCTGACCGACAAGGAATACCAGATAATGCGGAACGCCGCCCTTGCGATCATACGCGAGATCGGCGTGGATACCGGGGGGAGCAACATCCAGTTCGCCGTCCATCCCGACACCGGGGAGATGGTTATCATCGAGATGAATCCGCGCGTCTCCCGCTCTTCGGCGCTTGCCTCGAAGGCGACAGGGTTCCCCATCGCCAAGATCGCCGCGAAACTCGCGGTCGGGTATTCGCTCGACGAGATCCCCAACGACATCACCCGTGAGACTCCCGCGTCGTTCGAGCCGACGATCGATTACGTGGTGACGAAGATCCCGCGGTTCACGTTCGAGAAGTTCCCGCAGACACAGGACATCCTGGGGACGCAAATGAAATCGGTGGGCGAGGTGATGGCGATCGGCCGCACCTTCAAGGAGTCGCTCCAGAAGGCGCTCCGATCCCTCGAAATCGGTATTTACGGGCTGGAGGAAATCCTCCCCGCGGCGGCGACGCCTGAAGCGAGACGAAAGACCATCGACGGAAAGCTCAGGAAGCCGAATTCCCAGCGGCTGCTCTACATCGGCGAAGCCATAAGGGACGGATGGAAAATAGAGGATATCTACCGGGTCACGGGGATCGACGTCTGGTTCCTCGAAAACATAAGGCAGATCGTCGAATCGGAGGGGGAGCTGCGGGCAGGCGCGGAAGCGTACCGGGCGGTCGCCGGAAGCGGGTCGCTCTCGCGGAAAGCGGAGGAGCTTCTCCGGCGCGCGAAGGGAAACGGGTTTTCCGACCGGCGGCTGGGAAAGCTTCTGGGGATCGGTGAGGACGCGGTGCGGGGGATCCGCGGCCGAGCGGGCATTCACCCCGTGTTCAAGCGGGTCGACACCTGCGGTGGGGAATTCGAGGCCCAAACCCCATACCTTTATTCCTCCTACGACCTGGAAGACGAAGCGCGGCCCACCACGCGGCGGAAGATCGTCATCCTCGGAGGAGGCCCGAACCGGATCGGGCAGGGCATCGAATTCGACTACTGCTGCGTGCACGGCTCCTTCGCGCTCCGCGAAGAAGGCTTCGAAACGATCATGGTGAACTGCAACCCGGAAACGGTCTCCACCGACTACGATACCTCCGACCGTCTCTACTTCGAGCCTCTTACCAAGGAAGACGTGCTTGCGATCATCGAGGAGGAGAAGCCGGAAGGGATCATCGTCCAGTTCGGCGGCCAGACTCCCCTGAAGCTTGCCGTGCCGCTCGAAAAGGAAGGCGTGCGGATCCTCGGGACCTCCCCCGACAGCATAGACCGTGCGGAGGACAGGGAACGGTTCATGGACCTTCTCGACAAGCTCAAGCTGAGACAGCCTCCCAACGGAATAGCCCGCTCCACGGAGGAAGCCGTGGCGATCGCGGCGCGGATCGCCTATCCGGTTCTGCTGCGGCCGTCGTATGTCCTCGGCGGCAGGGCGATGGAGATAGTGCACGACGAGGAGGGATTGCGGAAATACCTGGCCCACGCGGTCCAGGCGTCGGAGGAACGGCCTGTTCTCATCGACAAGTTCCTCGAAGACGCGATCGAGATCGACGTCGACGCCATCTCCGACGGGGAAACCGTCGTCATAGGCGGCATCATGGAGCACATAGAAGAGGCGGGGGTCCACTCGGGCGACTCGGCCTGCTCGCTTCCGCCGCATTCCATCCCGCGGGAGACGGCACGCGAAATCGCGCGCCAGGCGAGGGAACTGGCGAAGGAGCTTCGGGTCGTGGGGCTTATGAACGTGCAGTTCGCGATCCAGAAGGGGGAAATTTTCATACTCGAAGTCAATCCGCGCGCGTCCCGGACCATTCCCTTCGTCAGCAAGGCTATCGGCGTTCCCCTGGCGAAGCTGGCGGCGAAAGTGATGGCCGGGAAAAAATTGACGGACCTGGGATTCACGGCGGACGTCACGCCGGCGCACATAAGCGTCAAGGAGGCGGTCTTCCCGTTCATCAAGTTCCCCGACGTGGACACGATCCTGGGCCCCGAGATGCGGTCCACGGGAGAGGTGATGGGGATCGACGAGAACTTCGGAAAGGCGTTCGCCAAGGCGCAGATCGCGGCGGGAATGATGCTCCCGAGGGGTGGCAGGGCGTTCGTAAGCGTAAGGAACGAGGACAAGGCGGGAGTGCTGCCGGCGGCGCGCATGCTTCACGAGGCGGGATTCAGGATCGTGGCGACGAGCGGCACGGCGGAGTTCCTATCCGCCAGCGGAGTCCCGTCGGAAACGGTGCTCAAGATCAACGAGGGGCGTCCCCACGTAGCGGACCTCATCAAGAACGGGGAGATCGACCTCGTCATAAACACCCCGCTCGGCGCCCAATCCAAGGCGGATTCCTTCTATATCCGGCGGACGGCGCTCGTATATAACATCCCGTACTTCACCACGCTATCGGCGGCGAGGGCCGTGGCTCACGCGATTTCCCACCTGATCCGCGAAGACCTCTCCGTGAAAAGCCTGCAAGAGTACCACGGACGCTGACGTGCCATGACGGACGCCCCCGCCATCCAGTTCGTCAAGGGGGTAGGCCCGAAGATCGCCGAGAAGCTGGCCGCCCGTGGAATCCGCACACCGTACGACGCCCTGCATTTTTTCCCGAAGGGATACGAGGACCGGCGGCATATCTTGCCGCTGAGGGCGCTCAAGCCCGGGATGACGGCGCCGGTTAAAGGGACCGTCGTCGGCGTGCACGGCGTGCAACGGGGATTCGCGGGACCGCGCCTCCTGGAAGTGACGATCTCCGACGGCACGGGACGTCTTTCGGCCAAGTGGTTCCATTTCCATCCGTCGCTCAAAGAAAGGTTCCGCGAGGGAGAGGTCGTGGTCCTCTGCGGCACGGTGCGCTCCTTCCAATTCCACCCCGAGATGCACCACCCGGAAATCCTGGGGACGGCGGAGGAGCACGACCCGGTTCACATCGGCCGGATAGTCCCGGTCTATCCGGAGATCGAGGGAGTGCCGCCCCGCATCCTGCGCCGTATCCAGTGGGAAGTCGTTTCGCATCACGCTTCCTCCGTGAAGGAGTATTTCCCGCGGTGGATCCTCGATGAGGCGGGCGTTCCGCCGATCCACGAATCGCTGACGACCCTCCATTTCCCCCCCCCGGCGGCCGACGCCACTGCGCTGCTTTCCTTCTCCTCCCCCGCCCAACAGCGACTCATTTTCGGAGAGCTGTTCTACATCCAGTGGTCGCTCGCCCGGCGGCGGGCGGGCATTATGAAGGAGGCGGCTACCCCCCTCCACTGGGACAAGGAGATCGTGGAGGAGATCAAGCGTCGGCTTCCTTTCGCGCTCACAGGAGCCCAGCGCAGGGTGGTGAACGAGATCCTGAAGGACATCGCGTACCCGCATCCCATGCACCGGCTGCTCCAGGGCGATGTGGGGAGCGGGAAGACAATCGTCGCATGGATCGCGGCGCTGGTGGCTTGGCGGAAAAACGCGCAGGCCGCCGTCATGGCCCCTACCGAGATCCTGGCCGAACAGCATTACAGGCGGTTCGTCGCGCTGTGCGAGGGGCTGCCGGTGCGTGTGGTCCTCCTTACGGCGGTGCTCAAGGGCAAGAAGAAAGCGGCACTGCTGCAGGAGATCCGGGAGGGGAAGGCGCACATCGTCATCGGCACGCACGCGATCATCCAGGAAGGCGTCGAGTTCGATCGGCTGGGGCTGGGCATCGTGGACGAGCAGCACCGGTTCGGCGTCCTTCAGCGGGCGGCACTGCGCGGGAAAGCGAAAACCGCGCCGCACCTCCTCGTCATGACCGCCACGCCGATCCCCCGGACACTTGCGATGACTCTCTACGGGGACCTCGACATCTCAGTGATCGACGAGATGCCCCCCGGACGGAAGGCGATCGCAACGAAGATCGTGCGCGAGGGGGAGAGAAAAGCGGCCTGGGCCAGGGTGCGGAAGGAGTTGGCAGAGGGAGGACGCGTCTACATCGTCCTGCCGCTGGTGGAGGAATCGGAGAAATTGACCTTGCGGGACGCGACGAAAACAGCGGAACGGGTCCGGGACGCCTTCCCGGAGATCGGCGTGGGACTTCTGCACGGACGGATGAAGGCGGAGGAGAAGGACTCGGTGATGCGTCGATTCCAGAACGGGGAGATCCGGATTCTCGTTTCCACCACCGTCGTCGAGGTGGGGATCGACGTTCCCGAAGCCACCGTGATGATGATCGAACACTCCGAGCGGTTCGGGCTCTCCCAGCTTCACCAGCTCCGAGGCAGGGTGGGACGGGGGACCCGGCCGTCCGTATGCCTCCTCTTCGTCGAAGGACCGCAAGGAGAGGATGCGGTCGCACGCCTCTCGGTGATGGAAAAAACGAACGACGGGTTCCGGATCGCGGAGGAGGACCTGAAGATCCGGGGACCGGGCGACTTCGCCGGCGTCCGGCAGTCCGGCATCCCCGATCTTGTCTTCTCCGATATCGTTCGTGACGCGAAGATGTTATCCCGCTCCCGGGAGATCGCGAACGACCTGCTCGTGCGCGACCCGGGCCTTGCCCAACCCGAACACGCCGCCCTTTCCCGCTGGATCGCGATGAAGGAAGCCTCCTTGCCGACAATCGGTTGAACCGTTGGCGGAACGCCGCCAAAATTGACTTAACCGCTGCAATTCATTAGAGTATCTTCTTTAATCTTTCCGGGAGAAGGCGAATGGAAGAATTCCCACGGATAAAGCGTCTGCCGCCGTACGTGTTCGCGGTGGTGACGGAGCTGAAGTCGAAAATGCGGCATGCGGGGGAGGACGTGATCGACCTCGGGATGGGAAATCCCGACCTGCCGACCCCGAAGGCCATCGTCGACAAGCTGATCGAGGCCGCGAGAAATCCCCGCAACCACCGGTACTCCCTGTCTCGCGGAATCCCGAAACTGCGGCAGGCGATCTGCAACTGGTACAAGCGTAAGTACGACGTAGAGCTCGACCCGACCACAGAGGCGATCGCGACGATCGGAGCCAAGGAAGGGCTGTCACATCTCGTCATGGCGATCATGGGGCCGGGTGACATCGCGCTGGTGCCCAACCCCACTTATCCGATCCACGCATACTCGGTGATAATCGCCGGTGCGGATGTCCGTTCCATCTCTCTCACAAGCGGCGAAGGCGACTTCCTTGACCGCGTCCAGCGCGCCATGAAAACCATCTGGCCAAAGCCCAAGGTGATGATCATCTCCTTCCCTCATAATCCGACTACCGAGGTGGTCGACCTTGCGTTCTTCAAGCGCGTCGTGGCGTACGCGAAGGAGCACGACATCCTCGTGATCCACGATCTTGCATACGCCGACCTGGTGTTCGACGGGTACAAGGCTCCCTCCATCCTCCAGGTGCCCGGCGCCAAAGACGTGGCGGTGGAGCTGTACTCGATGTCCAAGGGATATTCCATGCCGGGATGGCGGGTCGGGTTCGTGGTCGGAAACAAGCGGATGATAAATGCGCTCACGAGGCTGAAGAGCTACCTCGATTACGGCATGTTCCAGGCGATCCAGATCGCGGCGACTGTCGCGCTGAACGGCCCCCACCGGGTAGTCGACGAGGCGGTGGAAGTTTACCGGAAGCGGCGCGACTGCCTTGTGGACGGTTTCGCACGCATCGGATGGGAATTCCCCAGGCCCCAGGGGACGATGTTCGTCTGGGCGCCGGTGCCGGAAGCATACTCTTCTATCGGCTCGCTGGAATTTTCCAAGCTGCTCCTGACGAAGGCGAAGGTCGCCGTGTCCCCCGGAGTAGGGTTCGGCGAGCACGGGGAAGGGTTCGTACGGTTCGCGCTCGTGGAGAACGAGCACCGCATCAGGCAGGCGATCCGTGGCGTGAAACCCTTGCTCCAATCGCCCGTTCACGTGAAGGTCAAGACAAGATGAGCGAAGCCTTAAAGGAAATCGGCGTCGGCATCGTGGGATTCGGCACCGTCGGCACGGGGGCGGTGAAGCTTCTGCTCGAAAACGCCGAACTGCTGCGCAGGCGCGTCGGGATCCCGTTGAAGATCCGTGGAATCGCCGACCTCGATACCGTTCGCGACCGGGGATTGAAGCTGCCGGAAGGCATCCTCACCGACGACGGGTTCCGGCTTATACGGGATCCGGAAGTCCGGATAGTGGTGGAGTTGATCGGCGGCACGGGCGCCGCGAAGGACCTGGTGCTCGAAGCGCTGCGGCTCGGAAAGCCCGTAGTCACCGCGAACAAGGCGCTGCTCGCCGAGCACGGACCGGAGATCTGCCGTGCGGCCGTCGCAGGCGGGGCGGACCTCGGATTCGAGGCGAGCGTGGGGGGCGGAATCCCCATCATCAGGGCCATGCGGGAAGGGCTAGCCGCCAACCGGATCCGCGAGATCTTCGGGATCATAAACGGAACCTGCAATTACATACTCAGCCGGATGTCGAACGAAGGCAAGGAATTCGCCGATGTGCTGGCGGAGGCGCAGCGTACCGGGCTGGCGGAAGCGGACCCTTCCTTCGACGTGGACGGCATCGATTCCGCGCACAAACTGGCGATCCTCGTATGGCTGGCCACCGGCATGTACGTATCACCGAAGGAGATCTTCGTGGAGGGGATCCGCGACGTCTCGGCAGTGGACATCGCCTTCGCCCGGGAGTTCGGTTTCACGATAAAGTTGCTGGCGATCGCCAAGGAGAAGGGCGACGGGGTCGAGGTCCGCGTCCACCCGACGATGATCCCGTCGGATCACCTGCTGGCGACGGTCGCGGGCGCGAACAACGCGATATACGTGAAAGGAGACTTCGTGGGCCCCACCCTGTTCTATGGGCAAGGTGCGGGCATGAATCCCACCGCATCGGCGGTGGTGAGCGATATCGTGGAAATCGCGCGCAATCTGCGCGGGGGCGGGACGGGCAGGATCCCCCCGAGCGGTTTCTTTCTGCACGACCCGGGCGAAAAGGCGGCGGTTTCCCCCTTCTCCGGCGTGCGCTCGGAATACTACCTGCGGTTCAAGGTCGTGGACAAGCCCGGCGTCCTGTCGAAAATCGCAGGCGTGCTCGGAAACCATTCCATCAGCATCTCCTCCGTCATCCAGAAGGGACGGAAGGAAGAGAGCGCAGTGCCTATTTTCATCGTGACGCACCACGCTAAAGAAAGCGACATGCGCGCGGCGCTCGCGGAAACGGACATGCTTCCCGTCGTCCTCGACCGCACCCGCATGATCCGGATCGAAAACAACCTGTAAATCACAACGACGAGGGCAGCGAAGCGATGCACTGGGAAGGAATCATCCGGCACTTTTCAGCCTTTTTCACCAAGGTCCCCGACGACTGCGTGGTGACTTTACTGGAAGGGAATACTCCGCTCGTGCCGGCGCCGGGCCTTGCGCGCAAGGTAGCCCCCGGCACGGAGATCTTCCTGAAGTACGAGGGGCTGAATCCCACCGGCTCCTTCAAGGACCGCGGAATGACGATGGCTGTGTCGAAGGCGAAAGCCGACGGGTCCGATTCCGTGATCTGCGCATCCACCGGAAACACCTCGGCTTCCGCGGCGGCGTATGCGGCAAGGGCGAATCTGAAGGCGTTCGTCCTGATCCCGGAAGGGCGGATCGCGTTGGGGAAGTTGTCGCAGGCGATGATACACGGCGCCCGCGTCATCCAGATCCTCGGAAACTTCGACGACGCGCTGACGCTCGTGAAGGAGATCTCCGCGAAATACCCGGTGACGCTGGTCAACTCGCTGAACCCGTATCGCATCGAAGGACAGAAGAGCGCCGCCTTCGAAATCTGCGATGCGCTGGGGGACGCGCCGGACTATCACGTCCTTCCTGTGGGCAACGCGGGGAACATCACCGCCTACTGGGCGGGATACAAGGCGTACCGGGATGCGGGAA comes from the Deltaproteobacteria bacterium genome and includes:
- the carA gene encoding glutamine-hydrolyzing carbamoyl-phosphate synthase small subunit, encoding MPEKQAILALADGTVFRGAAFGFEGESGGEVVFNTGMAGYQEVLTDPSYRGQIVTMTYPEIGNTGINPEDVESTRPWVEGFIVREAWRLPSNWRHVETLDGYLRRYHICGISGIDTRALTRLLRDGGSQMGVISSVDLDGKRVARKARELPPIVGRDLVKEVTSEAEAHWDTGDWDLEKGYLPASEYRNRVGKIPRIVAIDYGIKQNILRMLVSHGFDVTVVPADATAEAILAKKPDGVFLSNGPGDPEGVPYAIETVRKMLGKIPMFGICLGHQIMGLALGGKTFKLKFGHHGCNQPVSDLATGRVEITSQNHNFSVDPDSLGGRAKITHINLNDRTVEGLSIPSLRCFSVQYHPEASPGPHDSRYLFTRFYRFLAGEEDL
- a CDS encoding aminotransferase class I/II-fold pyridoxal phosphate-dependent enzyme; amino-acid sequence: MEEFPRIKRLPPYVFAVVTELKSKMRHAGEDVIDLGMGNPDLPTPKAIVDKLIEAARNPRNHRYSLSRGIPKLRQAICNWYKRKYDVELDPTTEAIATIGAKEGLSHLVMAIMGPGDIALVPNPTYPIHAYSVIIAGADVRSISLTSGEGDFLDRVQRAMKTIWPKPKVMIISFPHNPTTEVVDLAFFKRVVAYAKEHDILVIHDLAYADLVFDGYKAPSILQVPGAKDVAVELYSMSKGYSMPGWRVGFVVGNKRMINALTRLKSYLDYGMFQAIQIAATVALNGPHRVVDEAVEVYRKRRDCLVDGFARIGWEFPRPQGTMFVWAPVPEAYSSIGSLEFSKLLLTKAKVAVSPGVGFGEHGEGFVRFALVENEHRIRQAIRGVKPLLQSPVHVKVKTR
- the carB gene encoding carbamoyl-phosphate synthase large subunit, which translates into the protein MPKRTDIRKIMLIGSGPIIIGQACEFDYSGTQACKALKEEGYEVVLVNSNPATIMTDMEFADRTYIEPITPEMVGKIIERERPDALLPTIGGQTGLNIAVSLHEMGILQKYGVELIGASFEAIQKAEDRDLFRKAMEKLGLVVPRSGYVKSLDEALAAIPSIGYPAIIRPSFTLGGTGAGIAYNREEYEESVRWALDASPKKTALVEQSVIGWKEFELEVMRDLKDNVVIICSIENLDPMGVHTGDSITVAPAQTLTDKEYQIMRNAALAIIREIGVDTGGSNIQFAVHPDTGEMVIIEMNPRVSRSSALASKATGFPIAKIAAKLAVGYSLDEIPNDITRETPASFEPTIDYVVTKIPRFTFEKFPQTQDILGTQMKSVGEVMAIGRTFKESLQKALRSLEIGIYGLEEILPAAATPEARRKTIDGKLRKPNSQRLLYIGEAIRDGWKIEDIYRVTGIDVWFLENIRQIVESEGELRAGAEAYRAVAGSGSLSRKAEELLRRAKGNGFSDRRLGKLLGIGEDAVRGIRGRAGIHPVFKRVDTCGGEFEAQTPYLYSSYDLEDEARPTTRRKIVILGGGPNRIGQGIEFDYCCVHGSFALREEGFETIMVNCNPETVSTDYDTSDRLYFEPLTKEDVLAIIEEEKPEGIIVQFGGQTPLKLAVPLEKEGVRILGTSPDSIDRAEDRERFMDLLDKLKLRQPPNGIARSTEEAVAIAARIAYPVLLRPSYVLGGRAMEIVHDEEGLRKYLAHAVQASEERPVLIDKFLEDAIEIDVDAISDGETVVIGGIMEHIEEAGVHSGDSACSLPPHSIPRETAREIARQARELAKELRVVGLMNVQFAIQKGEIFILEVNPRASRTIPFVSKAIGVPLAKLAAKVMAGKKLTDLGFTADVTPAHISVKEAVFPFIKFPDVDTILGPEMRSTGEVMGIDENFGKAFAKAQIAAGMMLPRGGRAFVSVRNEDKAGVLPAARMLHEAGFRIVATSGTAEFLSASGVPSETVLKINEGRPHVADLIKNGEIDLVINTPLGAQSKADSFYIRRTALVYNIPYFTTLSAARAVAHAISHLIREDLSVKSLQEYHGR
- a CDS encoding radical SAM protein, producing MLRECRLCPRYCGVNRLEGETGYCGAGGGAKVAAVSVHHGEEPPISGTRGSGTVFFSHCNMACLFCQNFPISQMGVGKDLSAEDLGDRLLELEKKGVHNVNFVTPTPHVPQMIAALEHAREKGFALPVVYNTNGYDSMETLSLLDGIVDIYLPDMKYGEGELSGKLSGTPDYAEHNSAAIEEMFRQVGPFSKGRDGIASRGVLVRHLVLPGKAEETGRVLSSLRRKYGRRVPLSLMGQYFPAYRAMGKPGFDRKLLPEEYDSTILTAKRMGLTNVYIQEL
- a CDS encoding dihydroorotase — translated: MLLIKGGRVIDPASGRDETGSVILEDGKVRDFLPGNQAPKGFQGRTIDASGKWVLPGLVDMHVHLRDPGFEWKEDIVTGTRAAAAGGFTSVACMANTKPVNDHPEVTRYIRLKGKREGFADVFPVAAVSKGLEGKEMSDYAELAEAGAAAFSDDGKPVADSLLMRRALEYVKAFDLTILSHAEDPSLSAEGAAHEGWTAHRLGIPGIPAASEEVAIARDILLAKQTGGKIHIQHISTKVGVALLRMAKKSGLRVTGETAPHYFTLTDALLEGYNTNAKMNPPLRGEEDRMAILEGLNDGTIDAIATDHAPHDDYVKRCEFIAAANGIIGLETALPLSLVLLAGGKVTPSRLVELLSANPAGILKLAGKGTLRKGADADVVVVDPEAEWEYRREDVLSKSKNSPFLGWKLKGRAVATILGGRVTHSLLTGVAADA
- the recG gene encoding ATP-dependent DNA helicase RecG — encoded protein: MTDAPAIQFVKGVGPKIAEKLAARGIRTPYDALHFFPKGYEDRRHILPLRALKPGMTAPVKGTVVGVHGVQRGFAGPRLLEVTISDGTGRLSAKWFHFHPSLKERFREGEVVVLCGTVRSFQFHPEMHHPEILGTAEEHDPVHIGRIVPVYPEIEGVPPRILRRIQWEVVSHHASSVKEYFPRWILDEAGVPPIHESLTTLHFPPPAADATALLSFSSPAQQRLIFGELFYIQWSLARRRAGIMKEAATPLHWDKEIVEEIKRRLPFALTGAQRRVVNEILKDIAYPHPMHRLLQGDVGSGKTIVAWIAALVAWRKNAQAAVMAPTEILAEQHYRRFVALCEGLPVRVVLLTAVLKGKKKAALLQEIREGKAHIVIGTHAIIQEGVEFDRLGLGIVDEQHRFGVLQRAALRGKAKTAPHLLVMTATPIPRTLAMTLYGDLDISVIDEMPPGRKAIATKIVREGERKAAWARVRKELAEGGRVYIVLPLVEESEKLTLRDATKTAERVRDAFPEIGVGLLHGRMKAEEKDSVMRRFQNGEIRILVSTTVVEVGIDVPEATVMMIEHSERFGLSQLHQLRGRVGRGTRPSVCLLFVEGPQGEDAVARLSVMEKTNDGFRIAEEDLKIRGPGDFAGVRQSGIPDLVFSDIVRDAKMLSRSREIANDLLVRDPGLAQPEHAALSRWIAMKEASLPTIG